A single window of Nicotiana sylvestris chromosome 3, ASM39365v2, whole genome shotgun sequence DNA harbors:
- the LOC138887556 gene encoding uncharacterized protein, producing the protein MWRHYLYGVHVDIYTDHKSLQYIFKQKEFNLRQRRWLELHKHYDVDILYHLGKANIVADALIHRSKASLSYLQLEKSGIDHEVHQLASLGVRILDSGDIGITLQNTATSSLVTEVKECQYEDPVLVHYKDTTLQKEKTPFGNTQDGVLRYRR; encoded by the coding sequence atgtggaggcactacttataTGGcgttcatgttgatatctatacagatcataagagcctccagtatattttcaagcaaaaggaatttaatcttcgtcaaaggagatggttggagctacataaacactatgacgttgatattttataccatctagGGAAGGCGAACATAGTAGCCGATGCCCTCATCCATAGATCTAAGGCTAGCCTGTCATATTTACAGCTAGAAAAGAGTGGAATAgaccatgaggttcatcagctagctagtcttggagttcgaatactggactcaggtgacattggaattactcttcagaaTACGGCAACCTCTtcattagtaactgaagtaaaagaatgccagtacgaggatcctgtgttagttcattataaggacaccacccttcagaaggagaagacaccgtttggAAATACACAAGATGGTGTCCTCAGATATAGAAGATGA